DNA sequence from the Thiobacillus sp. SCUT-2 genome:
AGATGCGCTGCGCGCAGAGGCCGAAGCGGCCGCGCGAGTCGACCCAGCGCCGCGTGAGGATCGAGGCGGCGCGGAACAGCACCGCGCCGACCGGGCCGAGCGGCAGCAGGAGCACGAACCAGAACAGCACGCCGAACATCTGGCGGTGGCTGGCCGCCATCAGCTGCTCGATGGCGACGCGCGCGATCTCGTCGGCACTGAACTGGCCGGCATCGCCGCCGCGCCAGGATTCGAGCTGCGCACGGGCCGCGTCGAGGTCGCCCGTCCGCACGAACTGCGCGATGCGCTCGGCGTCGTCGGCGAAATACTTGAAGCCGAGCGTCAGGTACAGCACGGCCACGTTCCACGCCCAGCCGAGCAGCGGGCTGATCGCGTTGAGCAGGAAGAACACCAGTCCGACCGCGACCAGCACCGGCGCCACTGCCAGCATCCACGCGATCGCGCCGTGGCTGAACTCGCCGGCGTTCAGCTTGCCTTCGAGCCAGTGGATGAACGCCGCGTAGCGCCGGTAGTGCGGCAGCGGCTGCCGCAACGGGCGGACATGCTCGAGCACGATCGCGGCGAGGACCGAGAAGAACGCCATCAGCGGTTCATTTCCAGCGTGAACACGCCGATGCGGCCGACCTGGCCGGCGGGCCGGTAGAGTTCGACCGTCGGCATGACGAGATCCTTGCCGAGCGGCTTCAGCGTGTCGGCCAGCGCCTGGTAGGCCTTGGACGGCGCCAGCAGCACCGCCGCCTGCACCCGCGCCGCGTAGACCGGGCGCCGCTCGATGCGGCCTTCCTTGAGCCCCGGCGGGACCGGTGCGCCGTCGGCGAGGACGTAGCCAAGCTGGGCGCGCACCGTGCCATGGCTGGCACGCGGGTCGGTCAGGATCACGCTGATGGTGTCGCCGGCGGCCACGCGGGCCTCGGTGAACTTGTCGAGCACCGCGCGCTGCGACTTGCGCATGTTGCTGATCGGCCCCTCGTAGTCGAGATACGCGTAGCGGTAGGGTCCGGCCACGGTTTCGCTCACTTCGACCGTGTTGAACCCGCCCCACCACCAGAACACGGCCAGGATCGGGAAGACGAACGCCAGCAGAAACGCCGGCCACTGTTTCTTGAACACGGAAAAACCCCCTTCATCCAACGCGAGAAGATACCACAGGCCCGCCCGGCGCCCCAGGCGCAGGGCGCCGCGGCGGGCGTCGCTTCAAGTTTTGCTGCGGAATGGCCGTATAAAGGACGCATTCGCCGCCGAGTCCGCCCCACATGTCCGCTTTGACCGGTTTTTCCTGCCCGTTGCGAGACCGCCGCCCGTTCGGGGACGGCATGCCCGCGCCCGCAAGCCATGACCAGCGCTGACGGCTTCGACCTCCCCCGCTCCTCCGAATCGGACGCCCGCGGCGACCGGGTGGCGCGGCAACACCTCGCCCTGCTCGAGGCCAGCGTCGCCCGGCTCAACGACATCGTCCTCATTACCGAGGCCGATCCCTGCGACGAGCCCGGCCCGCGCATCGTGTTCGTCAACGACGCCTTCGAGCGGATCACGGGCTATCGGCGCGAGGAGGTCCTCGGGCGTTCGCCGCGCTTCCTGCAGGGTCCGCTGACCGACCGGCGCGAGCTCGACCGCATCCGGGCCGCGATCGCGAAGCACGAGCCGGTTCACAGCGAACTCATCAACTACACCAAGGCCGGCACGCCGGTCTGGCTCGAGCTCGACATCGTCCCGGTCGCCGACGCCGGCGGCCGCACCACGCACTTCGTGGCGGTGCAGCGCGACATCACCGAGCGCAAGCGCGTCATCCAGGCGCTCCACGCCAGCGAGGAGCGCTTCAAGAGCGTGGCCCGCGTCACCTCGGACACGATCTGGGACTGGGACCTGGCAACCGATCGCCTCTGGTGGAGCGAGGGCCTGCAGGGCACCTTCGGCCACGCGCCCGCGGACCTGCCGCCCGACAGCCGCGGCTGGACCGAGCAGCTTCACCCCGACGACCGCGAACGCGTGCTGCAGAACGTCCGCCATGCGATCGACGGCGGCGGCGAGAGCTGGGCGTCCGAATATCGCTTCCGCCGCAAGGATGGCCGCTATGCCTACGTGCTCGACCGCGGTTCGGTGATCCGCGACGAGACCGGACGCGCGATCCGCATGGTGGGGGGGATGACCGATCTCACCAGCCGCAACGAGGCCGAGCTCGAGCTCGCGCGCCTCAACCGTGCGCTGCGCGTGCGCAGCGCCTGCGACGAGGCGGTGGTTCATGCCACCGACGAGCAGGCCCTGCTGAACGACATCTGCCGCATCGCCGTCAACGTCGGCGGCTACCGCATGGCGTGGGTCGGCTACGTGCAGGACGACGACGCCCAGTCGGTCCGGCCCGTGGCCCACGCCGGCAGGGGCGCCGGCGAGTACCTCGAGGGGATCCAACTCAGCCGCTTGCCCGCCACGCCGGCCGGCCGCGGCCCGGTCGGGCGCGCGCTGCGCAGCCACGAGGTGATCGTGATCGAGGATCTGGAACGCGAGCCCGGCTTCGAGCCCTGGCTGGATGCCGCACTGCGCCAGGGCTACCGCAGCCTGGTGACGCTGCCGCTGCACGACGCCGAGCGGACCTACGGCGTCTTCGCCCTGTTCGCGCCCGACGTGAGCCACATCAGCCCCGACGAGGTGCGCCTGCTGCAGGAACTCACCGACGACCTCGCCTACGCCATCGCGACGCTGCGCGCCCGCCTCGAGCAGGACCGCATCCAGGCCGCCGTGCTGAAGATCGCCGCCGGCGTTTCCGTGGCGTCCGGAAGTGCCTTCTTCGAGGAACTGGTCGGCAGGATGACCGAGGCGCTCGGTGCCGATGCCGGCTTCATCGCGCGCATCCAGCCCGGGGAGCCCCCCTCGGCGCGTACCGAGGTCGCCTACGTCGAAGGCCGCCTGATCCCCAATTTCGAATATCCGCTGGCCGGGACGCCCTGCGCGCATCTTGCCGAGTCGCGCAGCTACGTGATTCCCGCGCAGGCCGGCGAGCGCTTCCCGTGCACGGCCGGGCTCTGCACGCGCGGCGCGCAAGCCTACGTCGGGCACCGCCTCGACAATTCGGCCGGCGAACCGATCGGCCAGCTGTTCGTCCTGTTCAGTCACCCCCTCAGGGACACGGCCTTCATCACGTCGACGCTGCAGATCTTCGCCACCCGGGTCGCATCCGAGCTCGAACGCCAGACCACCGACGCCCGCCTCCGGCAGCAGGCATCGCTGCTCGACAAGGCGCAGGACGCGATCATGGTGCGCGACCTCGACCACGTCGTCCGTTACTGGAACAAGGGCGCCGAGCGTTTGTACGGCTGGACCCACGACGAAGTGCTTGGCCGCTCGACCGAGGCGCTGCTGTACAGCGATCCCGCGGCCTTCCGCGAGAACACCGTCAAGGTGCTCGAGCACGGCGAGTGGAGCGGCGAGATCACCCAGCACCGCAAGGACGGGAGCACGCTCATCGTCGAGGCGCACTGGACCCTGCTGCGCGACGACCAGCAGCGGCCGGAAGCGATCCTCGCGATCAACACCGACATCACCGAGCGCAAGGCCGCCGAGCGCGAAATCCAGTATCTCGCGTTCTACGACCACCTCACCGGCCTGCCCAACCGCCAGCTGCTGCGCGACCGCCTGCAGCACGCCCTCGCGGTCGAGGCGCGCAGCCAGCAGGTCGGTGCCTTGCTCTTCATCGACGTCGACAATTTCAAGACGCTCAACGACACCCTGGGCCACGCCATCGGCGATCTCTTCCTGCAGCAGCTCGCCGGCCGCCTGCAGGCCTGCCTGCGCAAGGGCGACACGCTGGCGCGCCTGGGCGGCGACGAATTCGTCATCGTGCTGGAGAACCTGGCGGCCGCGCCGCGCGACGCCGCCACGCTCGCGACCGCGGTCGGGGAAAAGATCCTCGCGGGCTTCGCGACGCCTTTCCAGCTGGCCGACTACGTCCACCACTGCACGGCCAGCATCGGCATCACGCTCTTCAACGACCAGCCGGCCACGCAGGACGAACTGCTGCAGCGCGCCGACCTGGCGATGTACCAGGCCAAGGCGCAGGGCCGCAACACCCTCCGCTTCTTCGACCCCGCGATGCAGGCCGTGGTCGCCGCGCGCGCGGAGCTCGAGGCGGAGCTGCGCGGCGCGCTGGCCCGGCATGCCTTCGAGCTCCATTACCAGGCGCAGGTCGACAGCCTGGGCCGCCTGTGCGGCGCCGAGGCGCTGCTGCGCTGGCATCACCCCGAACGCGGCTGGATCCCGCCCATCTCCTTCATTCCCCTCGCCGAGGAGACCGGGCTGATCCTGCCGATCGGCCTCGGCGTGCTCGAATCGGCCTGCATGCAGCTCGTCGCGTGGGCGACGCTGCCGCACATGGCCGGCCTCAGCGTGGCGGTGAACGTGAGCGCGCGCCAGTTCCGCCAGGCGGATTTCGTCGACCAGGTGCTGCAGGTGATCGACCGCACCGGCGCCAACCCGCACCGCCTGAAGCTGGAGCTGACCGAGAGCCTGCTGGTCGACAACATGGAGGAAACCATCGTCAAGATGCGCGCGCTGAAGGCGCGCGGCATCGGCTTCTCGCTCGACGACTTCGGTACCGGTTATTCCTCGCTCGCGTACCTGAAGCAGCTGCCGCTCGACGAAATCAAGATCGACCAATCGTTCGTCCGCGACGTCCTCACCGATCCCAACGACGCCTCGATCGCGCACAGCATTCTGGCCCTCGGCCAGGGGCTGAACCTCGCCGTGGTCGCCGAAGGCGTCGAAACCGCGGAGCAGCATGCCTTCCTCGCCAAGCACGGCTGCGATGCCTATCAGGGCTATCTGTTCAACAAGCCTCAACCGGCGTCCATCTTCGAGGCGTGGGCGCGCAGCCACCAGGGCTGCGCCGCAGCCGCCCGGCATCCGGCTTCCATCGCCCCGCCTGCCGCCACGAGGAGCGTGTCGCCATGATTCGCCGGTTGTTCGCGCTGCTCCTCGTCTGCCTGCTGCCGGCCGCCCATGCGTCCGACGTCGTCACCGTGCCGATGAAGGCCGTGCGTGTCGGCGCGCACAGCTACTTCGTGCAGGGGCTGCCCGGTGCGGCATCCAGCGAGAACCAGGGCTTCATGTCCAACGCCGGCTTCGTCGTCACGCGCGACGGCGTCGTCGTCTTCGACGCACTCGCGTCGCCGCCGCTGGCAGAAAAAATGCTCGGCCTGATCCGCGCCGTCACCCGCCAGCCGATCCGGCGCGTGATCGTCAGCCATTACCACGCCGACCATTTCTACGGCCTGCAGGTGTTCAAGGCGCAGGGCGCCGAAATCTGGGCCCATCGCGCCGCCGAAGGGGCGACGCGGACCGAAGAGGCGGCGGCTCGACTGGCCCAGCGGAAGGAGGCCCTGTTCCCCTGGGTCGACGACCAGACCCGCCTGCTCGAGGCCGATCATTTCATCGACGGCGACACCGACTTCGAGATGGGCGGCCTGCACTTCGCGCTGCGCCATGTCGGGCCGGCCCATTCGCGCGAGGACCTGGCGATGCTGGTGCGCGAAGATGGCGTCCTCTACGCCGGCGACATCGTGTTCCGCGGCCGCGTGCCCTTCGTCGGCGACGCCGACAGCCGCGCGTGGATCGCCGCGCTCGACAAGCTGATCGCCTTCCGCCCGAAGGTGCTGGTCCCCGGCCACGGCGCCGCCTCGCGCACGCCGGCCGCCGATCTCGCCTTCACCCGCACCTACCTGAGCGACCTGCGCACCTGGATGGGCGAGGCCGCCCGCAACCTGGTTCCGTTCGACGAGGCCTACGCGAAGACCGACTGGTCGAAATACCGCGGCCTTCCCGCGTTCGACGAAGCCAACCGGGTGAATGCCTACAACCAGTATCTGCGCCTGGAGGCGGAAGGAACCGGCGACTAGACTCCGCACCGGCCGCGCCGCATGCGTGCGGCGCCCCTGCCGACCGACTCCCGCAACGCCTCCAGACACCTTCATGCTCTGCCCGCCCGAAGAACTCCTGCAGAAGAACCAGGCCCTGTCGACGACCTGGCAGCGCTACCAGGCGCTTCCGAGCTTCGAAAGCTTCGTCGAGCTCGCCGTGTCCATCAACAGCTTCACCGAATTCCTGATCGACAAGGGCGTCACCGCGCTGCACCATGCCAGCCACCAGCTGGAGCAGGTCACGCTGGCGCTGTTCAACAAGGACGTCGGCCACCCGCTGCCGCAGGCCGCGCTCGACGACCTGAACGAGCGCCTGCGTGCGCTGACGCGCATGACCCACGCGCATGCCTCGGCCACCGCCGGGCTCGTCGAGCGCGAGCAGGATCTGCATCACGCCGCGTCCCAGGCGGTGCGGCTCGGGCAGATCTGGGTGATCACCGACGCGCCGGCCGCATGGAACAGCCTGCAGACCCAGCTCGGGTATTTCGGCCTGGCGGCCGGGTTCATTCCATGGGAAACCGCGATACCGGACAGCGCGGACGTGTCGCCGCTGCTGCTGCTCGACATGGGCACGCTGCACGAGAGCGCATGGCGCCCGCGCATCCAGGCCTTGCGGCAGCGCTTCCAGATGGGGCAGCTGATCGGGCTCGGCGTGCGCTCCGATTTCGAGCAGCTGCACGAGGTGCTCGGCGGTGGCTGCGACAGCTGCCTGCTGGAAGGCACGCCGCCGCACGCGATCATCGAACGCATCATGGAGCTGAACGAGCGCCACGAGCAGGAGGCGTTTCGCGTGCTGATCGTGGAGGATTCCAAGACGGCGAGCCATCTGATCCGGCGCACGCTGGCGGAGAACCAGATCGTCTCGGAGATCGTCAACGATCCGCGCCAGACGCTGACCGCGCTGAAGCAGTTCAACCCCGACCTGATCCTGATGGACATGTACATGCCGAACTGCACCGGCGTCGAGGTTGCGCGCATCATCCGCCAGCACAACGAATTCCTCAGCATGCCGATCGTCTACCTGTCGGGCGAAACCAACGTCGCGCTGCAGGTCGACGCCATGCGACTCGGCGGCGACCATTTCCTCACCAAGCCGTTCAACCCGGTGTTCCTGAACACGATCGTGCGGAGCAAGATCGAGCGCTACCGCGCGCTGCGCCGCAGCATGTACCACGACAGCCTGACCGGCCTGCTCAACCATTCGAGCGGCAAGAACACGCTCGACATGATGCTTTCGGGCATCGCGCACGAGGGCGGCTTCCTGTCGGTGGTCATGATGGACATCGACCACTTCAAGCAGGTCAACGACAGCTACGGCCACCCCGTCGGCGACCAGGTCATCCGCAGCCTCTCCTGGCTCCTGAAGCAGCGCCTGCGCCGGCACGACATCCTGTGCCGCTACGGCGGCGAGGAATTCCTCGTCGGCCTGCCCCACACCGACGCCGAGGAGGCGTTCGCCATCATGGACCGGGTGCGCCAGGATTTCGCGAAGATCCGCCATCCCTATCGCGACACGCACTTCCACGCGACGAGCAGCGCGGGCATCGCCACCTATCCCCTCCACCAGACCGGCGACGCGCTGATCAAGGCTGCCGACGCGGCGCTCTACCGCGCCAAGCACGGCGGGCGCAACCGCATCCAGGTCGACGCCGACTAGCGGCGTCCCCCTTGCGCGGCCTCAGCCGAAGATCAGCTTGAGGCCGATCAGGATCGTCACGGTCTCGAATGCGCGCTTGATCCAGAGATTGCCCTTGCGGAGGGCGAGGTGGCTGCCCAGGTAGCCGCCGAGGATCGAGCCCGCGAGGAGTGCGGGCATCCAGCCCCACGCCACGGTCCCGAGCACCCCGAGCACCAGCGCCCCGGTTCCGTTCCATACCAGGCCGCACAGGATCAGGGTGTAGGCGACGGCCCGGGTGTAGTCGAGGCCGAACCAGCGGATCAGCCAGACCGTGAGGAAGAGGCCCGTTCCGCTGGTGATCGAGCCGTTCAGGAAGCCGACCGCGAACAGCCCCGCCATGCCGCCCCACAGGCCGGCGCCGTGCCAGTTGCGCGGCGCGTGCTCCATGCCGAGCCGGGGCTTGAGCACCGAATAGAGCCCGAGGCCCAGCGTCAGCGCGCCCAGCGCCAGCGTGGCGGCGCGTTCGGGAATCTGCAGGATCGTCGCCGCGCCGAGCACGACGCCGGGCAGGCCTGCCCCCAGGATGATCAGCGACATGCGGCGCTCGAGATGCGACGCCTTCAGATGCCGGAGCGTCGCACCCAGGCCCAGCGCCACGCTCGCCACCTTGTGCGTGGCGAGCGCGATGCCGAACGGCAGCCCCAGGAAAATCAGCATCGGGAACTGGATCAGGCCGGCGCCGCCGCCCGAGAGCGCCGAGAAGAAGTTGGCCGCCAGCGAGGCGGCGAACAGGACCAGCTGGTCGAACACGCCTGCTGTCAGCGCGTGACGCCGAGTTCGGCCGGCATTTTCGCGTAGACGAGCTTGAGGCCGGCCTCGCCCAGCGTCTTCAGCAGGCGGTCCGCCATCGCCTCCTCGACGAAGAACTCGACCGCAACCGGAAGTTCGCCCGCCAGTTCGAAGAAGCCGGCGTCGTGGCGGCCGTGGCGGCCAAATCCCGCCAGTGCCGCATAGGCCGACCCGCCCGCGATGCCGAGCCCCTGCGCCGCGTCGAGCAGCCATTCATAGGTGAGCCTGCCGTGATGCCGGCTGGCCTCCGAAACGAACACCCGCAGGCAGACGACGTTCATTTGAAGAACCTCATGGTGTAGAAGCCCAGGCCCGTCGCCAGGAAGGAGCCGGCCATGTGGGTCAGAGCGATCAGGCCGCCGGTCAGCCAGAGGCCGCGCATCAGCGTGGTGACGACCTCGGCCGAAAAAGTGGAGAACGTGGTCAGCCCGCCGAGCAGGCCGGTGATCAGGAACAGCCGCGCTTCCGGCGGCAGGCCGGGATGCTCGCCGAACCACGCGATCGACACGCCGATCACGTAGCCACCGATCAGGTTGGCAGCCAGGGTGCCGAGCGGCATCGCCGGAAAGGCCGGGTTCAGCCACAGCCCCAGGCCCCAGCGCAGCCACGCGCCGATGGCCGCCCCCAGGCCAATGGCGAGGAAGGCGATCATGCAAGGCAGTGGGCGACGGTCAACATGCGCGCATTCTAGCCGACCGCGCCGCCGCCCGGGCGCTTACATCGCGTCCCGGATGATCCCGGTCAGCAGGGTCTCCACGTCGCCGAGCACCTTGTCCAGCGCCGGGTTGCCGGTCGGCGCGGGCTTGCGATACGAGATGTAGACGTTCTTGTCGTTCGGCAGCGTGTAGACGGAAATGATGTAGGGGCACATCACCATCGCGCGCGCATCGGCTTCCATCATCTCGCGCGAAAGCTTCGCGCTGCAGAATTCGAACTGCTCGCCATTGACGTAGACCTGCCGGGTCATGCCGAGGTCCTTGCCGGTGCGCTCGAGCATTTCGGCGATCTTGTTGGTGTGGTTGATCTTCAGGCCCTGGCCTTCGATGGATGCGGCGACCTGGTCGCGCACGTCCTGGAATTCGCCCTGCGCCTTGAATATCACGGCGAAGTCGTCCGCCGCGACGGCGGACAAGGGCAGGCACAGCAGGGCACACATCGCGAAAAAACGTCTCATGGCGCGCTCCCAAAACCGAATGCATCAATTGTCGGCCTCGCGCGCCCGATCCGCAATGGTCGTTTGCTACACTCGCCGGATGAACGCGCAACTCAAGGCAGACGGCCGTTTCTGGCTCACCCTCGACGGCAGGAATTTCCTCGGACGCGGTCGCGTCGAGCTGTTGCAGCACATCCGCGAAACCGGCTCGATCTCGAAGGCGGCGAAGGCGATGAAGATGAGCTACAAGGCGGCCTGGGATGCCGTCGACGCAATGAACGTCGCGTGGGGCGTGCCGCTCGTCGCGAGCGGCCCGGCCGGCAGCCGGCTGACGCCCGATGCCGAAGCGCTCGTCGCGGCGTTCCGGAAGGCCGAGGCCCGGCACGCCGCGTTCCTGGAGAAGCTTGCGCGGGAGCTGCCCGGCCGCACCGGCCGAGACGCGCCGGCAACGCGCTAGCGCGAGGGCTTCTCGCCACGCTGGGCCTTCAGCTTGCGCCACAGCGAGGCCCGATTGATGCCGAGGATCTGCGCAGCGGCGGTCTGGTTGCCCCGCACCTCCTCCAGCACGCGCCGGATGTAGCTCTGCTCCTGCTCCTCCAGCGTGGGCAGGCGTCCCGCGATGCGGCTGATTTCCGCACCGCCGCGCTTCTGCAGCGCCGCGGGCAGGTGCTCGACCGCGATGGCGTCGCCCTGCGCCATCGCGGTGCCGCGCTCGATCAGGTTCTCGAGCTCGCGCACGTTGCCGGGGAACGGGTAGTCAGCCAGCACCGCCAGCACCTCGGGCTCGATCCGCGTCACCGGCTTGTTCATCCGCTCGGCGAACTTGCGCAGGAAGTGCTGGGCCAGCAGCGGAATGTCCCCCTTGCGCTGCGCCAGCGGCGGGATGGCGAGATTGACCACGTTGAGGCGGAAATACAGGTCCTCGCGGAAGCTGCCGTTCTTCACCGCCTCGGCGACGTCACGATTGGTCGCCGCGAGCACGCGCACGTCGCACTTGACCGGCCGCGTGCCGCCCACCCGCAGCACCTCCTTCTCCTGCAGCACGCGCAGCAGCTTGACCTGCATCGACGGCGCCATTTCGGTCACCTCGTCGAGGAACAGCGTGCCGCCGGCGCTCACTTCGATGAGGCCCTTTTTCAGCGTCGTGGCGCCGGTGAACGCGCCCTTTTCGTGGCCGAACAGCTCGTTGGCCAGCAGCTGTTCGCTGAACGCGCCGCAGTTGATGGCGACATAGGGCCCGTCGGCGCGGGTGCTGTGCCGGTGCAGGTACTTGGCGAACAACTCCTTGCCGGTGCCGCTCTCGCCGGTGATGAGCACGCTGCAGTCGGTCGGCGCGATCTGCCGTGCCATCTCCAGCAGCCGCTGCATCTCGACGTCCTGCGTGACGATGCCTTCGCCGTCGCGATAGCGCACGACCTCGCGCCGCAGCTCGTCGTTCTCGCGGCGCAGGCGGACCTTCTCCAGCGCCTCGGCGACCACCTTGCGCACCTCGTCGAGGCGGAACGGCTTGGCAATGTAGTAGAAGGCACCATGCTTCAGCGCCTGCACCGCGGATTCGGCCGTGGCAAAGCCGGTGATGAAGATCACCTCGGCGCCGGGCTGCGCATCACGGCTCTTCTTCAGCACGTCCATGCCGTCGACCCCCTCCATGCGGAGATCGGTCAGCACCACGTCGAACGGCTGGGATTCCAGCAGCGACACCGCGGTCGCCCCGCTCTGGGTCGCGGTGACCTGATAGCCCGCCTTTTCCATCACATGCTGGAGATTGCGCAGCGCGATCTCCTCGTCGTCCACGATCAGCAGTCGTGCCTCCATCATTGCGCTCCCTTTTCTCCGGCGGCTGCGTGCGGGCCGCCCGTTTCCTCGTGCGGCAGCCGGATGCAGAACGTGGCTCCCTCCCCGGGCGCGCTGCGGACGGCGATGCAGCCACCATGCTCGTCGATGATCTCGTACACCACGAACAGCCCCAGCCCCATGCCGTGTCCGACTTCCTTGGTGGTGAAGAAGGGGTCGAATATGCGCGACAGGATGTCCGGCGCGATGCCCGGTCCGTTGTCGGCGACGGTGATCTCGACCGCCTCGCCCTCCATGTCGCAGCCCACGCCCAGCGCCGTCCCCGGCGGCGGACCGCTGACCCGCCGGACCTCCGCGGAAATGAGGATCTGGCCGTCCGGCCCGAGCCCCTCCAGGGCGTTGCGGATGAGGTTGACGAACACCTGCTGCAGGCGCTGGGCGTCGGCCTGCACGCTCAGGTCATCGGGAATGGTGAGGCGCACGACCGACTTCGCCGATACCTCGCCGCGCACGAAGCCGACGGTCTGCGCGACCAGCGGCTTGAGCAGGACCGGCGCCTTGCGGAACGCCCGTTCACGCGAGAAGTCCAGCAGCGAGCGGACGATGTTCCGCGCGCGTTCGGTCTGCTGGTCGATCTGGGCCAGGTACATCTTCTGCGTGGCGACGTCGCTCTCACCGACTTCCTCCTGCAGGATCTGGCAGGACGTCGAGATGTTGGAGAGCGGGTTGTTCAGCTCGTGGGCCACGCCGGACAGCATGGTGCCGAGCGACGCCAGGCGCTCCGAGCGCATGAGCGACTTCTGCCGCATGTCGAGCTCCTTCAGCATGTGGTTGAAGGCGGCGATGATCGACAGGATCTCGCGGTCGTTCGACGGCGCCGACAGCGTCTCGCGGCGACTGGCGCT
Encoded proteins:
- the crcB gene encoding fluoride efflux transporter CrcB, with product MIAFLAIGLGAAIGAWLRWGLGLWLNPAFPAMPLGTLAANLIGGYVIGVSIAWFGEHPGLPPEARLFLITGLLGGLTTFSTFSAEVVTTLMRGLWLTGGLIALTHMAGSFLATGLGFYTMRFFK
- a CDS encoding CobD/CbiB family protein; amino-acid sequence: MAFFSVLAAIVLEHVRPLRQPLPHYRRYAAFIHWLEGKLNAGEFSHGAIAWMLAVAPVLVAVGLVFFLLNAISPLLGWAWNVAVLYLTLGFKYFADDAERIAQFVRTGDLDAARAQLESWRGGDAGQFSADEIARVAIEQLMAASHRQMFGVLFWFVLLLPLGPVGAVLFRAASILTRRWVDSRGRFGLCAQRIFHLINWVPARLTALTYAIAGNFEDATYCWRTQAANWPEDEEGVVLAAGAGAMGIKLGQSVTVGGESVWRPELGTGQAPDADCIDSAVSMIWRGLVIWLVAGLLVVIAGWVA
- a CDS encoding winged helix-turn-helix domain-containing protein, whose amino-acid sequence is MNAQLKADGRFWLTLDGRNFLGRGRVELLQHIRETGSISKAAKAMKMSYKAAWDAVDAMNVAWGVPLVASGPAGSRLTPDAEALVAAFRKAEARHAAFLEKLARELPGRTGRDAPATR
- a CDS encoding MBL fold metallo-hydrolase, translated to MIRRLFALLLVCLLPAAHASDVVTVPMKAVRVGAHSYFVQGLPGAASSENQGFMSNAGFVVTRDGVVVFDALASPPLAEKMLGLIRAVTRQPIRRVIVSHYHADHFYGLQVFKAQGAEIWAHRAAEGATRTEEAAARLAQRKEALFPWVDDQTRLLEADHFIDGDTDFEMGGLHFALRHVGPAHSREDLAMLVREDGVLYAGDIVFRGRVPFVGDADSRAWIAALDKLIAFRPKVLVPGHGAASRTPAADLAFTRTYLSDLRTWMGEAARNLVPFDEAYAKTDWSKYRGLPAFDEANRVNAYNQYLRLEAEGTGD
- a CDS encoding bifunctional diguanylate cyclase/phosphodiesterase; amino-acid sequence: MTSADGFDLPRSSESDARGDRVARQHLALLEASVARLNDIVLITEADPCDEPGPRIVFVNDAFERITGYRREEVLGRSPRFLQGPLTDRRELDRIRAAIAKHEPVHSELINYTKAGTPVWLELDIVPVADAGGRTTHFVAVQRDITERKRVIQALHASEERFKSVARVTSDTIWDWDLATDRLWWSEGLQGTFGHAPADLPPDSRGWTEQLHPDDRERVLQNVRHAIDGGGESWASEYRFRRKDGRYAYVLDRGSVIRDETGRAIRMVGGMTDLTSRNEAELELARLNRALRVRSACDEAVVHATDEQALLNDICRIAVNVGGYRMAWVGYVQDDDAQSVRPVAHAGRGAGEYLEGIQLSRLPATPAGRGPVGRALRSHEVIVIEDLEREPGFEPWLDAALRQGYRSLVTLPLHDAERTYGVFALFAPDVSHISPDEVRLLQELTDDLAYAIATLRARLEQDRIQAAVLKIAAGVSVASGSAFFEELVGRMTEALGADAGFIARIQPGEPPSARTEVAYVEGRLIPNFEYPLAGTPCAHLAESRSYVIPAQAGERFPCTAGLCTRGAQAYVGHRLDNSAGEPIGQLFVLFSHPLRDTAFITSTLQIFATRVASELERQTTDARLRQQASLLDKAQDAIMVRDLDHVVRYWNKGAERLYGWTHDEVLGRSTEALLYSDPAAFRENTVKVLEHGEWSGEITQHRKDGSTLIVEAHWTLLRDDQQRPEAILAINTDITERKAAEREIQYLAFYDHLTGLPNRQLLRDRLQHALAVEARSQQVGALLFIDVDNFKTLNDTLGHAIGDLFLQQLAGRLQACLRKGDTLARLGGDEFVIVLENLAAAPRDAATLATAVGEKILAGFATPFQLADYVHHCTASIGITLFNDQPATQDELLQRADLAMYQAKAQGRNTLRFFDPAMQAVVAARAELEAELRGALARHAFELHYQAQVDSLGRLCGAEALLRWHHPERGWIPPISFIPLAEETGLILPIGLGVLESACMQLVAWATLPHMAGLSVAVNVSARQFRQADFVDQVLQVIDRTGANPHRLKLELTESLLVDNMEETIVKMRALKARGIGFSLDDFGTGYSSLAYLKQLPLDEIKIDQSFVRDVLTDPNDASIAHSILALGQGLNLAVVAEGVETAEQHAFLAKHGCDAYQGYLFNKPQPASIFEAWARSHQGCAAAARHPASIAPPAATRSVSP
- a CDS encoding DUF302 domain-containing protein — protein: MRRFFAMCALLCLPLSAVAADDFAVIFKAQGEFQDVRDQVAASIEGQGLKINHTNKIAEMLERTGKDLGMTRQVYVNGEQFEFCSAKLSREMMEADARAMVMCPYIISVYTLPNDKNVYISYRKPAPTGNPALDKVLGDVETLLTGIIRDAM
- a CDS encoding sulfite exporter TauE/SafE family protein; translation: MFDQLVLFAASLAANFFSALSGGGAGLIQFPMLIFLGLPFGIALATHKVASVALGLGATLRHLKASHLERRMSLIILGAGLPGVVLGAATILQIPERAATLALGALTLGLGLYSVLKPRLGMEHAPRNWHGAGLWGGMAGLFAVGFLNGSITSGTGLFLTVWLIRWFGLDYTRAVAYTLILCGLVWNGTGALVLGVLGTVAWGWMPALLAGSILGGYLGSHLALRKGNLWIKRAFETVTILIGLKLIFG
- a CDS encoding GGDEF domain-containing protein, giving the protein MLCPPEELLQKNQALSTTWQRYQALPSFESFVELAVSINSFTEFLIDKGVTALHHASHQLEQVTLALFNKDVGHPLPQAALDDLNERLRALTRMTHAHASATAGLVEREQDLHHAASQAVRLGQIWVITDAPAAWNSLQTQLGYFGLAAGFIPWETAIPDSADVSPLLLLDMGTLHESAWRPRIQALRQRFQMGQLIGLGVRSDFEQLHEVLGGGCDSCLLEGTPPHAIIERIMELNERHEQEAFRVLIVEDSKTASHLIRRTLAENQIVSEIVNDPRQTLTALKQFNPDLILMDMYMPNCTGVEVARIIRQHNEFLSMPIVYLSGETNVALQVDAMRLGGDHFLTKPFNPVFLNTIVRSKIERYRALRRSMYHDSLTGLLNHSSGKNTLDMMLSGIAHEGGFLSVVMMDIDHFKQVNDSYGHPVGDQVIRSLSWLLKQRLRRHDILCRYGGEEFLVGLPHTDAEEAFAIMDRVRQDFAKIRHPYRDTHFHATSSAGIATYPLHQTGDALIKAADAALYRAKHGGRNRIQVDAD
- a CDS encoding DUF190 domain-containing protein — encoded protein: MNVVCLRVFVSEASRHHGRLTYEWLLDAAQGLGIAGGSAYAALAGFGRHGRHDAGFFELAGELPVAVEFFVEEAMADRLLKTLGEAGLKLVYAKMPAELGVTR